The genome window ttccggaagaagttgttccggaaccacttcttccggaattgataatagtaacttccggaagaacttcttccggaaattcAACATTCTCATTCCGGAACTACTTCCTCCTGCAGTAAAAAGTTATTCCGGAAATAGCTTTTTACTGTTCATCTTCCCTAAACAACTACCCAGaaaacgcaaaaaaaaaaaccgataaATGCGTACCTCCGACGAAATACAAATAGCAACgactaaaacaaattataaaataaacaaattcattaatttttatgatttaaattatactaaattgtcacacaaattattatttacatttacATGCGCGTAAAAAAGGAATTACaaatattagtcataattatgttcactaataataatttatgtataataatattatttattttataacttaatttatttattaaaatcaaataattagaaaaatacagcattttaaaaaaaccaaacaaaataacttccggaagaagaatgAAGTATTCCGGAAGACCCTTTTTCCGGAAAACTTTCGGAAGACACTTCTTCCGAAACGTTTTCTGGAGTTCTTCCGGAAGTCCACCTTCTTCTTCCAGaaaaaggttcttccggaagttttcCGGAAAAAGGGTCTTCCGGAAGTCTTCCGGAAAAAGGGTCTTTTGGAAATAGCCTTTGCGGAAAGGCATAATTGCCCAttcactgtttgctgggtgcacgtagcaactccccAAAACTGGTAATGGAATTTTGGACCATCACAAAGACGTGTGTATTCGAGTGTAATGATCAAATAATTGTAGAATTCTGCCTTCATTCAAGGAAGAGGGCTTGGACCCTGAGTATGAATTGGGTTGCAAGTCCGAAACAATTTTTGACAATTTTGAGGCAAGAGCTGATAAATAGAGGGAAATTACTTGGGGCACTCAgcattttttttggtatattCAGCAATTTTCCAAACTACCGAAAATATCATTTTCggttataaataacatattagcCTTTTCATTATTGCAACGCCTTTTCTTTCTCGTAAAACCGCGCCCCCTTAGTGTAATTTACTTCTGTTAACGTCCTTTTGTGAGTGTTTATTGTCGTTGGTGGTATACGTACGTTGTTTACGGATATACGATAAAATTCGGTGGCTTTTCGTCGCCGGAGAAGAAGAggtgcatattaaaaaaattcaaaacatacgTATTGGCAATCCGTATGGCCATACGGATTGAATCcatatgttttgaatttttcttaaaattataatttttttagaattttttatacatctaatttatttacaaaatttgataattaaacaaatttgatatttaactgAATGtgtatttaaatgtttattacagtaattaatagttaaacaaatttgatatttaattgaatgatgtattttgatgtttattacagtgattaaaaattaaacaaatatggtATTTAATGGAATGATATATTTAGATGTTTGTTACAACAATTGATAATTGAAtaaatttggtattttttttgcatatgtaattttttattaaacctatgatttttatttacaatttatatatgtaaacgaatttattattagataaaaattaatgatcataaaatttattatgtaaatttacatgtgcattaaatatacattaaaaattttaatgttatatataacgacattaattattttataatataattagtcTATTAATTCAGTTGGTTAGAACATTGTATTAATAACGTGAAAGTCATAGATTTGATTCCCAATAAAAGTTCCCAACATCCCTAAGGAGGGttataaattatatgaattattgATTGAACAATTGAAAACTTTGTATGAGaatggatttaaaaaaatatgtattaattttaaaagattttaagtTCTAGtgaatattataatattgaagatttttatttattttttaaaataaaggaattactagaagtaaaaaaaaaatacgccagtagaaatattaaattatatcaaaatatcatattctttttttcacatacatgcatcacttttaaaatagtattgacaatatttgtaattatcgttattttttaaagtagttttttaaaattaaaatgactcaaattttattaatgCTATGTATGTTAAAGAATAgattaaatttctattttatatattgatgTAAAATGTTaggaataattatttataaaactttAGTCAGTAGTTTTATagttgataaaaaatgagaattgacaagttgttaaattaaactttaatttgaatataaattttgtttaaggCCTTAAATTTTCTAGACATTACCTGATTAAAATCTACTTAGATGGTAATTAATTTGCAATACTTTATACTAAATTAACATCCGTAAGTTcccaaataataattttactctataaataatttttaaagtatatttaaatgttgttcaatttattttaatacacacttatttatttttgcttataaaaaaattaaataattcacaCTTATAACAATAaagcttataaaaaaatggagCTTAAATATAATGCATTGGAATCCTTAGTATGTGAAGTCAGCATAGCATGTCTTTTGTCCATAGCCATATTTCAGTGCACCTCCTCCAAAATTCACTAAGGTCAATCTAATGATGAGAGGCTAGGATAGATGTTCGATTCTCATTACCATCATCGTACACACAAAaaatgcacctcccccaacatTACCCAAGCAATTGCATATCATTGATAGAAATAATGTTTAGAGAAATTTTACTCTTATGTTTTAACAACcttattaagttatttttgaGTGATCTAGTCTGATTCAAGAAATATTACACCTATCTAATGAATATGATTGGGCACAAGGATCATAGGCTCTCCCATCCAAAAGGAACAATCCATAACTCCTCAAGCACTAAGCCTAAAAGGTGTCTCAATCATCTTGATCAAATAATTCATAGCCCCTTGAGCATTGAACTTGAAAGGCATCTATGCTATTTGAGGTTGGTCAGTCTATGCTATTTGAGGTTAGTCATCTTGGTCGGATGGTGTAGATGTATGTTGTGGTCAATCATCTTAGTCAAATAAGTATTTCTTAAGGCTAATCATCTTGGTCAAATAGTTCATAACTCCTCAAGCATTAAGTTTGAAAGGTGTGGGTTCTTATTGAGATCAACCATCATAACTCGACGATTCATTTTTAGACTGTTCATCTTGGTCGGATAGTTCACAACCCCTCCTCAtctttttgtttaacaatttttcttaactttttcttctctttatcttttttattaaagatgtatcttttattgttgataaatttattattttgaaattccaTATTTCttattgtgtttattttctattactaTGTTTAGTttagtggaaaaaaaaacaagagggaaaaaagtttaaaatttaaattaaaaaagataaaggaaaaaagaaaattttgaatttatacttttagaaaaaaaaatttccttttatttttccttccactaaacaaaaaaaaatcattattaatatttttctctataataaaataacaccGTACATTTTAAGAACCACAGGGAATAAGCAATAAGAATACTctttattttcaagaaaaaataaaatcacaaaatatcTCTCATCActttacaaatataattttaaagtacTTGGTAtgtaataaaaacttaaaactaaACCTGAATAACTTCTATGAAAGAAAATGGATGGGAAAAAAGTGGATACAGAGGCGTTGAAAATCACGACATTCCTCAATCATCACAAcgaaaattttataaaacccACACGCCACACGTGgtctattaatataattttttttatagagattCATCTGTCTATAGCTGCCAACGACAAAAGCCTGAACTAGAGACTAGAGAACATTTCTCATTTCTtatcataaaaaacattttgcatttttcaagagAATTCTTATTAGCATACTTAATAGAAACCAAGCAAGCCTTGCAATGTTAGAAGAGTAAGAAGCATTTTCTTTATTTGAGACTTCtgattattgatttatttatgcACACTACTACATTCTTCAATGCAGTAGGATCTTCAGAAGTGTTTCTAAGTGACACTTTTTTGTTACATGTTTCTAAGtgttcaaataataaataaagaggaGAAACGAAGGTAAACAAGtgagagagaataaaaaaatattactggcCACAGAAAGTAACAAAAGGAACATAAAACAAATGATATCCGTTGTATAAAAAATCCCTCAGTACTCATTTATTACAATAAACCAGGTCAACAAATAAGGATTTTTAGCGAGCTAAAGACAATAATATACTTTGGCAATTAAGCTCTCTCTACCTTGGGGTAAAACCTGATCAAATAAAAGTAACATCAAAGACAAAAACAGCAACAGAAAACTAAACTATAAGAATAGCATGATAATCATCATATATAAGAGGAGGATGGGGGCATTCTCTCTGAAAGACcaacaacaaattcaacatCCCTAAAGGAAGCTCCAGATTGTGCTTTTTCCCTTTAAGCCACTGCAGGCATGTCCTTGAGCCATGAATCTAGAGGTTTGCCAATGGAGTAAACAATGAAACCAATTTCCCTCAGCTTGTTAACATTCACGACGTTGCGGCCATCGAAAATGAATGCAGGCTTCTGCATGCTGTCATAAACCTTTTGGTAATCAAGGTTCTTAAACTCATCCCACTCAGTCATAATGCAGATGCCATGTGCATCCTTGATTGCCTCATAGGCATCCCAGACTACAGATACTTGTTTGTTGGAAGTTGGACTCAGTGGTTGAAGATGAGCAGGGTGGTCCCAATCAAACTTCTTCATTGCCAAATCCCTCATGATTTGATCCTCGGTGACCTGAGGATCATATATGCTCAACTTGGCCTTGTCTCCCAAAAGGCCCTTGCACACATCAATGGCTGGGGTCTCCCTAGTGTCACCAGTGTCCTTCTTGAAAGCAAATCCCAAAATAGCAATCTTCTTCCCTGAGACTGTGTTGAACATTGACGACACCACGCGGTTCACAAACCGCATTTTTTGGTAGTCATTCACCTTGATGACCTGTTTCCAGTAATTGGCCACCTCAGGAAGGCCATTGCACTCACAGATATAGACCAAGTTCAATATGTCCTTCTGGAAGCATGATCCTCCAAAACCAACACTGGCATTCAGGAACTTTGGTCCAATTCTTGAGTCTGTGCCGATTGAATGTGACACCTGGGAGACATCAGCACCAGTTGCCTCACAAAGTGCCGACATGGCATTCACCGAGGAGATCCTCTGGGCCAGGAAAGCATTGGCTGCAAGCTTTGAGAGTTCAGCAGACCACAAATTGGTGCAAAGGATTCTGTCCTCAGGAACCCAATGGGCATAAACATTCTTCAGAGAATGAATAGCCTTTTGACCCTCTGGGGTTTCCCTGCCCCCAATGAGGACTCGATCTGGCTTAAACAGGTCTGCAATTGCTGTACCCTCAGCAAGAAACTCAGGGTTTGAcagaattgtgaaattgatgCCTTTCC of Glycine soja cultivar W05 chromosome 1, ASM419377v2, whole genome shotgun sequence contains these proteins:
- the LOC114411947 gene encoding UDP-glucose 6-dehydrogenase 4-like, encoding MVKICCIGAGYVGGPTMAVIALKCPEIEVVVVDIAAPRINAWNSDHLPIYEPGLDDVVKQCRGKNLFFSTDVEKHVAEADIVFVSVNTPTKTQGLGAGKAADLTYWESAARMIADVSKSDKIVVEKSTVPVKTAEAIERILTHNRKGINFTILSNPEFLAEGTAIADLFKPDRVLIGGRETPEGQKAIHSLKNVYAHWVPEDRILCTNLWSAELSKLAANAFLAQRISSVNAMSALCEATGADVSQVSHSIGTDSRIGPKFLNASVGFGGSCFQKDILNLVYICECNGLPEVANYWKQVIKVNDYQKMRFVNRVVSSMFNTVSGKKIAILGFAFKKDTGDTRETPAIDVCKGLLGDKAKLSIYDPQVTEDQIMRDLAMKKFDWDHPAHLQPLSPTSNKQVSVVWDAYEAIKDAHGICIMTEWDEFKNLDYQKVYDSMQKPAFIFDGRNVVNVNKLREIGFIVYSIGKPLDSWLKDMPAVA